Proteins encoded within one genomic window of Kibdelosporangium phytohabitans:
- a CDS encoding ABC transporter substrate-binding protein: MKRTLAGLATAVAAALMLTACGGSSDPLASNNNATGQPAPTDTIIVGSANFAESRLLAEIYAQALAAKGVKVDKKLGIGSRETYYPGLQDGSIDLVPEYTGTLLTYLDKKAAATSPDDVYDALKKTLPQTLAVLDKAAAEDKDAVVVTKETAEKYKAKSIADLAPHMGEITFGGPPEFQQRVQGIPGLKEKYGLTFKDYKSLEPGPITTKALKDGNIQAADIFTTDAAIPANGFVVLEDPKNLFAAQNVIPVVNAKKASDLVKTTLNKVSSKLDTKTLLELNGKLASPDKPDASKVAQEWLASAGI; encoded by the coding sequence ATGAAGCGCACACTCGCCGGGCTGGCGACCGCCGTCGCGGCGGCGCTCATGCTCACTGCATGCGGCGGCTCATCCGACCCGCTGGCAAGCAACAACAACGCGACCGGGCAGCCGGCGCCGACCGACACGATCATCGTCGGCTCGGCGAACTTCGCCGAGAGCAGGCTGCTGGCGGAGATCTACGCGCAGGCACTGGCGGCCAAGGGCGTGAAGGTCGACAAGAAGCTCGGCATAGGCAGCCGCGAGACGTACTACCCGGGCCTGCAGGACGGCTCGATCGACCTGGTCCCGGAGTACACCGGCACGCTGCTGACCTACTTGGACAAGAAGGCAGCGGCGACCAGCCCCGACGACGTCTACGACGCGTTGAAGAAGACGCTCCCGCAGACGCTGGCAGTGCTGGACAAGGCAGCCGCCGAGGACAAGGACGCCGTGGTCGTCACCAAGGAGACGGCGGAGAAGTACAAGGCGAAGTCCATCGCGGACCTGGCCCCGCACATGGGTGAGATCACCTTCGGCGGGCCGCCCGAGTTCCAGCAGCGCGTGCAGGGCATCCCTGGCCTGAAGGAGAAGTACGGCCTGACCTTCAAGGACTACAAGTCCCTCGAGCCGGGCCCGATCACCACGAAAGCACTGAAGGACGGGAACATCCAGGCCGCGGACATCTTCACCACGGACGCGGCCATCCCGGCCAACGGATTCGTCGTGCTGGAGGACCCGAAGAACCTGTTCGCGGCGCAGAACGTGATTCCCGTCGTCAACGCCAAGAAAGCCAGTGACCTGGTGAAGACGACGCTGAACAAGGTCTCGTCCAAGTTGGACACCAAGACCCTGTTGGAGCTGAACGGGAAGCTGGCTTCGCCGGACAAGCCGGATGCTTCCAAGGTCGCTCAGGAGTGGCTGGCTTCTGCCGGTATCTGA
- a CDS encoding ABC transporter permease, producing MNSFGNAFDWLFAPQQWSGPSGIPARVLEHLGYTALAVLLGLVIAVPIGMVIGHSGKGGFLVGVVNALRAIPELGLLILLVLLMGIGLLPVTLALVVLAIPPLLAGTYSGIRNVDRSVVDAARGMGMKEGRILWSVELPNALPLILGGLRAATLQVLATATIAAYVSLGGLGRFVIDGLYLRDFAQTLGGTIVIAVVALAIEGLLILLQRLVVSRGLRRNPTRRRDRKVWPVEVAVETA from the coding sequence GTGAACAGTTTCGGCAACGCCTTCGACTGGTTGTTCGCGCCCCAGCAGTGGTCGGGGCCGAGTGGCATCCCCGCCAGGGTCCTGGAACACCTCGGGTACACGGCGCTGGCCGTGCTGCTCGGCCTGGTGATCGCGGTGCCGATCGGCATGGTGATCGGGCACAGCGGCAAAGGCGGGTTCCTCGTCGGTGTCGTCAACGCGCTGCGCGCGATCCCCGAACTCGGTCTGCTGATCCTGCTGGTGCTGCTGATGGGCATCGGCCTGCTGCCCGTCACGCTGGCCCTCGTCGTGCTGGCGATCCCGCCGCTGCTGGCGGGAACGTACTCCGGCATCAGGAACGTCGACCGGTCCGTTGTGGACGCCGCGCGCGGGATGGGCATGAAGGAGGGCCGCATCCTCTGGAGCGTCGAGCTGCCCAACGCGCTGCCGCTGATCCTCGGCGGCCTGCGCGCGGCCACGCTGCAGGTGCTCGCGACGGCGACGATCGCCGCGTACGTCTCGCTCGGCGGGCTCGGCCGGTTCGTGATCGACGGGCTGTACCTGCGTGATTTCGCCCAGACGCTCGGCGGCACGATCGTGATCGCCGTCGTCGCCCTGGCCATCGAGGGGCTGCTGATCCTGCTGCAGCGGCTCGTCGTGTCCCGCGGCCTGCGCCGCAACCCGACCCGCCGGCGCGACCGCAAGGTCTGGCCGGTGGAAGTAGCAGTTGAAACCGCATGA
- the hutU gene encoding urocanate hydratase — MTVRATTGTALTAKSWATEAPLRMLHNNLDPDVAERPDDLVVYGGTGKAARDWPSFNAITRELTELNQDETLLVQSGRPVGVMRTHEWAPRVLIANSNLVPDWASWPEFRKLEAAGLTMYGQMTAGSWIYIGTQGILQGTYETFAAIANKKFGGSLRGTLTVTAGLGGMGGAQPLAVTMNDGVALVIEVDPHRARRRLETRYLDELASDLDDAIRRVETAKRERRPLSVGVVGNAAEVLPELLRRGVDIDIVTDQTSAHDPLMYLPKGIELEDWADYAAKKPDEFTDRSRDSMAEHVDAMLGFLDKGVEVFDYGNSLRGEAKLGGCERAFDFPGFVPAYIRPLFCEGKGPFRWAALSGDPKDIAATDRAILELFPENESLARWIKMAGERVEFQGLPARICWLGYGERHLAGLRFNEMVASGELSAPVVIGRDHLDCGSVASPYRETEGMADGSDAIADWPLLNAMVNTASGATWVSIHHGGGVGIGRSIHAGQVTVADGTELSAQKIERVLTNDPGMGVIRHVDAGYDRAAEIAQSRGVHIPMTRA; from the coding sequence GTGACCGTACGGGCCACCACCGGCACCGCACTGACCGCGAAGAGCTGGGCGACCGAGGCCCCGCTGCGCATGCTGCACAACAACCTGGACCCGGACGTCGCCGAACGCCCGGACGACCTGGTCGTCTACGGCGGCACGGGCAAGGCCGCGCGGGACTGGCCGAGCTTCAACGCGATCACCCGTGAGCTGACCGAGCTCAACCAGGACGAGACGCTGCTGGTGCAGTCCGGCCGCCCGGTCGGTGTGATGCGCACGCACGAGTGGGCGCCGCGTGTGCTGATCGCCAACTCCAACCTCGTGCCGGACTGGGCGAGCTGGCCGGAGTTCCGCAAGCTGGAGGCCGCCGGACTGACGATGTACGGCCAGATGACGGCCGGTTCGTGGATCTACATCGGAACGCAGGGCATCCTGCAGGGCACGTACGAGACCTTCGCGGCGATCGCGAACAAGAAGTTCGGCGGCTCGCTGCGCGGCACCCTGACCGTGACCGCGGGTCTCGGCGGCATGGGCGGCGCCCAGCCGCTGGCCGTGACCATGAACGACGGCGTGGCGCTGGTGATCGAGGTCGACCCGCACCGGGCCCGGCGCCGGCTGGAGACCCGCTACCTGGACGAGCTCGCGTCCGATTTGGACGACGCGATCCGCAGGGTGGAGACGGCCAAGCGCGAGCGCCGGCCGTTGTCGGTCGGCGTGGTCGGCAACGCCGCCGAAGTGCTGCCCGAGCTGCTGCGCCGGGGTGTCGACATCGACATCGTCACCGACCAGACGTCCGCGCACGACCCGCTGATGTACCTGCCCAAGGGCATCGAGCTGGAGGACTGGGCGGACTACGCGGCCAAGAAGCCGGACGAGTTCACCGACCGCTCCCGCGACTCGATGGCCGAGCACGTCGACGCCATGCTGGGTTTCCTCGACAAGGGCGTCGAGGTGTTCGACTACGGCAACTCGCTGCGCGGCGAGGCCAAGCTCGGCGGCTGCGAACGCGCCTTCGACTTCCCCGGCTTCGTGCCCGCGTACATCCGGCCGCTGTTCTGCGAGGGCAAGGGCCCGTTCCGCTGGGCGGCGCTGTCGGGTGACCCGAAGGACATCGCCGCGACCGACCGGGCCATCCTCGAGCTGTTCCCGGAGAACGAGTCGCTGGCCCGCTGGATCAAGATGGCCGGGGAACGCGTCGAGTTCCAAGGCCTTCCCGCCCGCATCTGCTGGCTCGGCTACGGCGAGCGGCACCTCGCGGGCCTGAGGTTCAACGAGATGGTCGCCAGCGGCGAGCTGTCCGCACCGGTGGTCATCGGCCGTGACCACCTCGACTGCGGCTCGGTGGCCTCGCCGTACCGCGAGACCGAGGGGATGGCCGACGGTTCGGACGCCATCGCCGACTGGCCGCTGCTCAACGCCATGGTCAACACCGCCTCCGGCGCCACGTGGGTGTCCATCCACCACGGCGGCGGGGTCGGCATCGGCCGGTCGATCCACGCCGGACAGGTGACTGTCGCGGATGGAACGGAGCTGTCCGCGCAGAAGATCGAACGGGTGCTCACCAATGATCCGGGGATGGGCGTGATACGCCATGTGGACGCCGGATACGACCGTGCGGCCGAAATCGCCCAATCACGGGGTGTGCATATCCCGATGACCCGGGCATGA
- a CDS encoding formimidoylglutamate deiminase produces MRYWCEHAWLDSSGVRSSVLVDVADGKITAVVPDSPCPPDAHRLPGLVLPGFANAHSHAFHRALRGRTHADGGTFWTWRTGMYALAGKLDPGSYRKLATAVYAEMALAGVTCVGEFHYVHHAPGGAPYADPNAMAEALRQAASDAGIRVTLLDTCYLAGGIDQPLAEEQLRFSDGSVDAWASRVSSLRSDSVLLAGAAIHSARAVPRAALPSLVSAWPSGPLHVHLSEQPAENEACLAAYGLTPTELLAEAGALSPRTTAVHATHLSTKDISLLGSSGTGACFCPTTEADLADGIGPARELVDAGSPLSLGSDQHAVIDPLLEARAVEHGERLRTGRRGRFTPEELYTAMTAHTSLGWPAGYADLVAISLDTPRTAGCLPSQAMLVATASDVHTVVAGGRVIVEDGRHRAGDVGQLLTEAIEELWR; encoded by the coding sequence ATGAGGTACTGGTGCGAGCACGCCTGGCTGGACTCGTCAGGCGTGCGGTCCAGCGTCCTGGTCGACGTGGCCGACGGCAAGATCACCGCTGTGGTGCCGGATTCGCCGTGCCCGCCCGATGCGCATCGGCTGCCCGGCCTGGTGTTGCCGGGTTTCGCCAACGCCCATTCGCACGCGTTCCACCGAGCGTTGCGCGGCCGGACCCACGCGGACGGCGGCACGTTCTGGACCTGGCGCACGGGCATGTACGCGCTGGCCGGGAAATTGGACCCGGGCAGCTACCGGAAGCTGGCGACCGCCGTGTACGCCGAGATGGCGCTGGCCGGGGTGACGTGCGTCGGCGAGTTCCACTACGTGCACCACGCACCGGGTGGGGCGCCGTACGCCGACCCGAACGCGATGGCCGAGGCGCTGCGGCAGGCGGCGTCGGACGCGGGGATCCGCGTGACGCTGCTGGATACCTGTTATCTGGCAGGCGGAATCGACCAGCCGCTGGCGGAGGAGCAACTCAGGTTCTCGGACGGTTCGGTGGACGCGTGGGCGTCGCGTGTGTCGTCGCTGCGGTCCGATTCGGTGCTGCTCGCAGGCGCCGCGATCCACTCGGCCCGTGCCGTGCCCAGGGCTGCGTTGCCGTCGCTGGTTTCGGCGTGGCCGTCGGGGCCGCTGCACGTGCACCTGTCCGAGCAGCCTGCCGAGAACGAGGCGTGCCTGGCCGCGTACGGCCTGACGCCCACCGAGCTGCTGGCGGAGGCGGGTGCGCTTTCCCCGCGTACCACGGCAGTCCACGCGACTCATTTGTCCACGAAGGACATCTCGTTGCTCGGATCGTCGGGGACGGGCGCGTGTTTCTGCCCGACCACCGAAGCGGATCTGGCCGACGGGATCGGCCCTGCACGTGAGCTCGTCGACGCCGGAAGTCCGCTGTCCCTTGGCAGCGATCAACATGCTGTGATCGATCCACTGCTGGAAGCCCGTGCGGTCGAGCACGGCGAACGGCTGCGCACCGGGCGGCGCGGCCGGTTCACACCAGAAGAGCTGTACACGGCCATGACGGCGCACACCAGCCTCGGCTGGCCTGCCGGGTACGCGGACCTGGTGGCGATCTCCCTCGACACGCCGCGGACCGCCGGGTGCCTGCCGTCGCAGGCGATGCTGGTGGCCACCGCGTCGGACGTGCACACGGTCGTGGCAGGCGGCCGGGTGATCGTCGAGGACGGGCGCCACCGCGCCGGCGACGTGGGACAGCTGCTGACCGAGGCCATTGAGGAGTTGTGGCGATGA
- the hutI gene encoding imidazolonepropionase, with translation MSLLLTGIGELTTNDDELGTLPDAALVLDGASVVWAGPASSAPAADSAVDLEGRAVLPGWVDSHTHLVFAGDRTTEFAARMAGQPYRAGGIAVTVGATRSASDADLTAVMSRHVAEAVSQGTTYIETKTGYGLDVPNELRSAVLASDQVDEVTFLGAHLVPPGWDADSYVDLVCGEMIEAVTPHVRWIDVFCETGAFDGPQSRAVLEAGRKHGLGLRVHGNQLDYGPGVRLAVEMNAASVDHCTYLTKSDVEDLASSETVATLLPACDLSTRQPLPDAQALLNAGATVALASNCNPGSSYTTSMAFCVATAVLQMRMSVAEAVRAATWGGARALRREDEIGILRPGSRADIHVLDAPSITHLAYRPGVPLTYAVWRKGERVR, from the coding sequence ATGAGTTTGCTGCTCACCGGGATCGGCGAGCTGACGACGAACGACGACGAACTGGGCACGCTGCCGGACGCGGCGCTGGTGCTGGACGGGGCGTCAGTGGTCTGGGCAGGCCCGGCGTCCTCGGCGCCCGCGGCGGACTCGGCCGTTGACCTGGAAGGCAGGGCTGTGCTGCCCGGCTGGGTCGACAGCCACACCCACCTGGTCTTCGCAGGCGACCGGACAACGGAATTCGCTGCCCGGATGGCGGGCCAGCCCTACCGCGCGGGCGGAATCGCGGTGACGGTCGGCGCGACCCGGTCGGCGTCCGACGCGGACCTGACCGCGGTGATGAGCCGACATGTCGCCGAAGCGGTGTCCCAAGGCACGACGTACATCGAGACGAAAACCGGCTACGGCCTGGACGTGCCGAACGAGCTGCGCTCGGCGGTCCTGGCATCGGACCAGGTCGACGAGGTCACGTTCCTCGGCGCGCACCTGGTGCCGCCGGGCTGGGACGCTGATTCCTATGTGGACCTCGTCTGCGGCGAGATGATCGAAGCCGTCACACCGCACGTGCGCTGGATCGACGTCTTCTGTGAGACAGGCGCGTTCGACGGCCCGCAGTCCCGTGCGGTGCTCGAGGCAGGCCGCAAACACGGCCTCGGCCTGCGCGTGCACGGCAACCAGCTCGACTACGGCCCCGGCGTGCGGCTCGCGGTCGAGATGAACGCGGCTTCGGTGGACCACTGCACGTACTTGACCAAGTCCGACGTCGAAGACCTCGCCAGCTCCGAAACCGTGGCGACCTTGCTGCCCGCCTGCGACTTGTCGACTCGTCAGCCTTTGCCGGACGCACAGGCTTTGTTGAACGCGGGTGCGACGGTTGCGTTGGCGTCGAACTGCAACCCCGGGTCGTCGTACACCACTTCGATGGCGTTCTGCGTGGCCACGGCTGTGCTTCAGATGCGGATGAGTGTGGCTGAGGCTGTGCGTGCTGCCACGTGGGGCGGTGCTCGGGCTTTGCGGCGTGAGGACGAGATCGGGATCCTGCGGCCCGGGAGTCGTGCGGACATCCACGTGCTGGACGCGCCGTCGATCACGCACCTGGCTTACCGGCCCGGCGTTCCGTTGACGTACGCCGTGTGGCGCAAGGGAGAACGCGTCAGGTAG
- a CDS encoding IclR family transcriptional regulator, with amino-acid sequence MVTSSDVPALRRGLAVLRLIAGRPGPVSAATVARELGLPRSTTYHLLAELAEAGFVTHLPEEQRYGLGVTAFEVGSAYLRQDPLERLARPLLRRFADRVGHTGHLGVLHGAETLYVVREQPSHPQSLVTSVGVRLPAHLPASGRAMLAHLPPAQVRALFPSKDSFVTRTDRGPRDLPSLRRVLTAERRQGWAVEDGYVTPGFASVAAPIFDHGGRPIAAISATFRHECASECGETWPELAVEVRKVAAGMTTRVGGRG; translated from the coding sequence GTGGTGACGAGTTCGGACGTGCCCGCGCTGCGACGGGGCCTGGCCGTGCTCCGGCTGATCGCGGGGCGGCCGGGGCCGGTGTCGGCCGCGACCGTGGCCCGTGAGCTGGGCCTGCCGCGCTCGACCACGTACCACCTGCTGGCGGAGCTGGCCGAGGCCGGGTTCGTGACGCACCTGCCGGAGGAGCAGCGGTACGGGCTGGGCGTGACGGCGTTCGAGGTGGGTTCGGCCTACCTGCGCCAAGACCCGTTGGAGCGGCTCGCCCGGCCGTTGCTGCGCAGGTTCGCCGACCGAGTCGGGCATACCGGCCACCTGGGCGTGCTGCACGGCGCGGAGACGTTGTACGTGGTGCGCGAGCAGCCGTCGCACCCGCAGTCGCTGGTGACGTCCGTCGGCGTACGGCTCCCCGCCCACCTGCCCGCATCGGGGCGGGCGATGCTGGCGCACTTGCCGCCCGCGCAGGTACGAGCCCTGTTCCCCAGCAAGGACAGTTTCGTGACGCGAACGGACAGAGGTCCCCGCGACCTGCCGTCGCTGCGCCGGGTACTCACCGCGGAACGCCGCCAGGGCTGGGCAGTCGAGGACGGGTACGTGACACCCGGGTTCGCCTCCGTCGCCGCGCCGATCTTCGACCACGGCGGCAGGCCGATCGCGGCGATCAGCGCGACCTTCCGCCACGAATGCGCGAGCGAATGCGGCGAGACCTGGCCGGAGCTGGCAGTGGAAGTGCGCAAGGTGGCGGCCGGGATGACCACGAGGGTAGGCGGCCGAGGTTGA
- a CDS encoding NAD(P)H-binding protein, translating to MTILVTGATGSVGGQVVSQLREPVRPFSRATGGDLTDVDSVREALTDVDKVFLVWPFFHTEGLDRVLEAIAGQAKRIVYLSSAGDPEWARAAENLIEQTGLEWTFLQPTGFAANALRWANDIKTEAVVRTPFGTMSRPHIHEYDMAAVGVRALLSDEHVGAKYTLSGPELVSQFDQVKIIGDVIGRDLRLDEQTPEEARAKMLTTGWPEPVVDGAIAAWASMVENPEPIVPTVEEITGTEAKTFRAWAQDHAADFKA from the coding sequence ATGACGATCCTGGTGACCGGGGCGACCGGAAGTGTGGGCGGACAGGTCGTGTCCCAGCTGAGAGAACCAGTCAGGCCGTTCTCCCGGGCGACCGGCGGCGACCTGACCGATGTAGACAGCGTGCGCGAAGCACTGACCGACGTGGACAAGGTGTTCCTGGTCTGGCCGTTCTTCCACACCGAAGGCCTGGACAGGGTCCTCGAAGCGATCGCAGGGCAGGCGAAGCGAATCGTGTACCTGTCCTCAGCCGGAGACCCGGAATGGGCCCGCGCGGCGGAGAACCTGATCGAACAGACCGGCCTGGAGTGGACGTTCCTGCAGCCGACGGGCTTCGCCGCCAACGCACTGCGATGGGCGAACGACATCAAAACCGAAGCAGTGGTCAGAACACCGTTCGGCACCATGTCCCGGCCGCATATCCATGAATACGACATGGCCGCAGTGGGCGTACGAGCCCTGCTGTCAGACGAGCACGTGGGCGCGAAATACACGTTGAGCGGACCGGAACTGGTCAGCCAGTTCGACCAGGTGAAGATCATCGGCGACGTGATCGGCCGAGACCTGCGCCTGGACGAGCAGACACCCGAAGAAGCACGAGCGAAGATGCTCACGACCGGCTGGCCGGAACCCGTGGTCGACGGAGCAATCGCGGCATGGGCATCGATGGTCGAAAACCCGGAACCCATAGTGCCAACGGTGGAAGAGATAACCGGCACCGAGGCGAAGACCTTCCGCGCCTGGGCACAGGACCACGCAGCAGACTTCAAGGCATAG
- a CDS encoding ABC transporter permease, which produces MNWLSNNFDKVIDPLGPHLVISLLPVLFGLVISIPLGWVANRWPVARAILVPAAGILYTIPSLVLFLVLPPLLGTKVLDEINVIVALTIYTVALLVRSVADALAAVPSHVIAAANAMGYRPVRRFFGVELPLAVPVLIAGLRVATVSNISLTSVAAILGVPQLGALFTDGFSVENYDEIIVGIVLIFLLAMVFDGLLLLLGRLLTPWARAGRTVGAK; this is translated from the coding sequence ATGAACTGGTTGTCGAACAACTTCGACAAGGTCATCGACCCGCTCGGCCCGCACCTGGTGATCTCGCTGCTGCCGGTGCTGTTCGGCCTGGTGATCTCGATCCCGCTCGGCTGGGTGGCCAACCGGTGGCCGGTCGCGCGCGCGATCCTCGTGCCCGCGGCGGGAATCCTGTACACGATCCCGTCGCTCGTGCTGTTCCTCGTCCTGCCGCCGCTGCTCGGCACGAAGGTGCTCGACGAGATCAACGTGATCGTGGCGTTGACGATCTACACGGTCGCGCTGCTCGTGCGCTCGGTCGCCGACGCGCTCGCCGCGGTCCCGTCGCACGTGATCGCCGCGGCGAACGCGATGGGCTACCGGCCGGTGCGCCGGTTCTTCGGCGTGGAGCTGCCGTTGGCCGTGCCCGTGCTGATCGCGGGCCTGCGGGTGGCGACCGTGTCGAACATCAGCCTGACCAGTGTCGCGGCGATCCTCGGTGTGCCGCAGCTCGGCGCCCTGTTCACCGACGGCTTCTCGGTGGAGAACTACGACGAGATCATCGTGGGGATCGTGCTGATCTTCCTGCTCGCGATGGTCTTCGACGGTCTGTTGCTCCTGCTCGGGCGGTTGCTCACGCCGTGGGCGCGGGCCGGGCGGACGGTGGGGGCGAAGTGA
- the hutH gene encoding histidine ammonia-lyase, with translation MAEPVALGLTPISRADVVAVARDGVGVRLTDEALRAVAQSREHIERLASRPEPTYGVSTGFGALAVRHIPPVRRTALQHAVVRSHAAGAGPEVEPEVVRGLMLLRLRTLAMGHSGVKPSTVEALAGMINAGIVPVVQEYGSLGCSGDLAPLSSIALALTGEGDVRVDGVLRPAAEALRDAGITPVELAEKEGLALINGTDGMLGMLVMAAADLRGLMKIADLTAAMSIEALLGTDRVFQAELHALRPHPGQGESAKRMAGILADSEIVASHRGPDCTRVQDAYSLRCSPQVHGAALDTITHAELVADRELASAVDNPVVLADGRVESNGNFHGAPIAYVLDFLAIPVADVASMAERRTDRMLDVARSHGLPAFLADDPGVDSGHMIAHYTQAAVVAELKRLAVPASVDSIPTSAMQEDHVSMGWAAARKLRKAVDGLTTVLAIELLTAARALDLRAPLKPATATAAAVAALRTRVPGPGPDRHLAPEIAAAEELIRSGGIK, from the coding sequence ATGGCAGAACCGGTAGCCCTGGGTCTCACCCCGATCAGCCGCGCCGACGTGGTCGCGGTCGCTCGTGATGGCGTAGGCGTTCGTCTGACCGACGAGGCCCTGCGCGCCGTGGCGCAGTCGCGCGAGCACATCGAACGGCTGGCGTCACGTCCTGAACCGACCTACGGCGTCTCCACCGGCTTCGGCGCGCTCGCGGTCCGCCACATCCCACCGGTACGGCGGACCGCGCTGCAGCACGCCGTGGTGCGCTCGCACGCGGCGGGCGCCGGGCCCGAGGTGGAGCCCGAAGTCGTCCGGGGCCTGATGCTGCTGCGGTTGCGCACCCTGGCGATGGGCCACAGCGGCGTGAAGCCGTCCACTGTGGAAGCCCTCGCCGGGATGATCAACGCGGGCATCGTCCCGGTCGTCCAGGAGTACGGCTCGCTCGGCTGTTCCGGTGACCTCGCCCCGCTTTCCTCGATCGCGCTCGCGCTGACCGGCGAGGGTGACGTCCGGGTCGACGGCGTGCTGCGGCCCGCGGCTGAGGCGCTGCGCGACGCCGGGATCACCCCGGTCGAACTGGCCGAGAAGGAAGGCCTCGCGCTGATCAACGGCACCGACGGCATGCTCGGCATGCTCGTGATGGCCGCCGCTGACCTGCGCGGACTGATGAAGATCGCGGACCTGACCGCGGCGATGAGCATCGAGGCCCTGCTCGGCACGGACCGTGTCTTCCAGGCCGAGTTGCACGCGCTGAGGCCGCATCCGGGGCAGGGCGAGTCCGCGAAGCGGATGGCCGGGATCCTCGCCGACTCCGAGATCGTCGCCAGCCACCGCGGGCCGGACTGCACGCGTGTGCAGGACGCGTACTCACTGCGCTGCTCACCGCAGGTGCACGGTGCCGCGCTCGACACCATCACGCACGCCGAACTCGTCGCCGACCGTGAGCTGGCGTCCGCCGTGGACAACCCGGTCGTGCTGGCCGACGGCCGCGTCGAGTCCAACGGCAACTTCCACGGCGCGCCGATCGCGTACGTGCTGGACTTCCTGGCGATCCCGGTCGCCGACGTGGCCAGCATGGCCGAGCGGCGCACCGACCGGATGCTCGACGTTGCCCGCTCGCACGGGCTGCCCGCGTTCCTCGCCGACGACCCCGGCGTGGACTCCGGGCACATGATCGCCCACTACACGCAGGCCGCGGTGGTCGCCGAGCTCAAGCGGCTCGCCGTGCCCGCGTCGGTCGACTCGATCCCGACCAGCGCCATGCAGGAGGACCACGTCTCCATGGGCTGGGCCGCCGCGCGCAAGCTGCGCAAGGCCGTCGACGGTCTCACCACGGTCCTCGCGATCGAACTGCTCACCGCGGCACGCGCGCTCGACCTGCGTGCCCCGCTCAAGCCCGCGACGGCGACCGCCGCCGCCGTCGCGGCTCTGCGTACCCGTGTTCCCGGGCCGGGGCCGGACCGGCACCTCGCGCCCGAAATCGCCGCCGCCGAAGAACTGATCCGCTCTGGAGGCATCAAGTGA
- a CDS encoding allantoate amidohydrolase encodes MTTATELLTAIKDVGTDPSRGGYSRHGFDAPELELREWFTAEAGSRGLDVEVDRNGNIWAWWGAPGPDALVTGSHLDSVPGGGAFDGPLGVVSSLAAVDVLKAKGFKPDRPLALMVFAEEEGGRFGLACLGSRLLTGATTAETALNLKDREGDTFADAVRAAGLDPARVGKDDEALARIGQFVELHVEQGRGLVDLNAPVGVATSILAHGRWRFRFTGEGNHAGATPMGSRRDPMLPASQLILSARWAASSVDGSRATVGRIEPIPGGTNVIASSVDVWLDARAPNDGRTRAVVERITAAAKQAARDEGCGLVVTEESYGDAVHFDSSLRDDLVAALGNVPALPTGAGHDAGILAEHVPTAMLFVRNPTGVSHAPAEHAEAADCEAGVEALAKVLAKLATKA; translated from the coding sequence ATGACCACGGCGACGGAGTTGCTGACCGCGATCAAGGACGTCGGAACCGACCCCTCGCGCGGCGGGTATTCCAGGCACGGCTTCGACGCCCCGGAACTCGAACTGCGCGAGTGGTTCACCGCCGAGGCGGGCAGCCGCGGCCTGGACGTCGAAGTCGACCGCAACGGCAACATCTGGGCGTGGTGGGGCGCGCCGGGACCGGACGCGCTGGTCACCGGCAGCCACCTGGACTCGGTGCCCGGCGGCGGTGCGTTCGACGGCCCGCTCGGCGTCGTGTCCAGCCTCGCCGCGGTGGACGTGCTGAAGGCGAAGGGGTTCAAGCCGGACCGGCCGCTCGCGCTGATGGTGTTCGCGGAGGAGGAAGGCGGCCGGTTCGGCCTCGCCTGCCTCGGCTCCCGGCTGCTGACCGGGGCGACCACGGCCGAGACGGCGTTGAACCTCAAGGACCGCGAAGGCGACACGTTCGCCGACGCGGTCAGGGCCGCGGGGCTCGACCCGGCCAGGGTCGGCAAGGACGACGAGGCCCTCGCGCGGATCGGCCAGTTCGTCGAACTGCACGTGGAGCAGGGCCGTGGGCTGGTCGACCTGAACGCGCCGGTCGGCGTGGCCACGTCGATCCTGGCGCACGGCCGCTGGCGGTTCCGGTTCACCGGCGAGGGCAACCACGCCGGTGCCACCCCGATGGGCTCCCGGCGTGACCCGATGCTGCCCGCGTCGCAGCTGATCCTCTCCGCGAGGTGGGCGGCGTCCAGTGTGGACGGGTCACGGGCCACGGTCGGCCGGATCGAACCGATCCCCGGTGGCACGAACGTGATCGCCTCGTCGGTGGACGTCTGGCTCGACGCCCGCGCCCCCAACGACGGCCGTACCCGTGCCGTGGTCGAGCGGATCACCGCCGCGGCCAAGCAGGCGGCCAGGGACGAGGGCTGTGGGCTGGTCGTGACCGAGGAGTCCTATGGGGACGCGGTGCACTTCGACTCGTCCCTGCGTGACGACCTGGTGGCCGCGCTCGGCAACGTACCCGCGCTGCCGACCGGGGCCGGGCACGACGCCGGGATCCTGGCTGAGCACGTGCCGACCGCGATGTTGTTCGTGCGCAACCCGACCGGTGTGAGCCACGCGCCGGCCGAGCACGCCGAGGCCGCCGACTGCGAAGCCGGTGTCGAAGCCCTGGCCAAGGTGCTGGCGAAGCTGGCCACCAAAGCATGA